The genomic segment GGTTGGCTGACTAAGAAATAGATTAAGACTACTTCAAAAATAAGTCCTACTATAGAGTTAATAACTACTATATTGGGATCACCCAACCCTTGAAGAATTCCTTTTAGAATCTGTAATAGATATAAAAAGATTGCTCCCAGCGCAAATAACTGCAGAATTGAACCTGCCTGCGGATAGCCAAAGAGAAGACTACAGATCTTTTCTGGCAGCAAGAAGAAGATCACTGCTGCCGGTAATCCGGTGTAAATAGTTAACCTCAATGCCTGCTGGTAGTGGTCCTGGAATCGTTTATGATTGTTGGCAGAAATAGCTTCGGAAACTGCTGGAATCAGACTGGAAGTAACGGCTACAGTAATTACAGTTGGCAGATGAACAATCTGGAGAACCATACCTGACAGCTGTCCATAGAGGCTAGTAGCTTCTGTAACGGAATAACCGGCTGCCTGTAGTTGGGCTGGAATCAAGATAGCTTCTAAACTGTAGATTAAAGAAGCGACTACTTTACCTATAGTAATAGGAAATCCGAACTTAATTAATTCCTTAAATAGATTCCAATTAGTTTTTATATCGATAGTAGGCTGTATCTGCTTAATGATATCTGTTTTTACTTTAAAGAAAATTAACAACAATGTAAGCAGACCCAAACCCTCACCGGCACTAATTCCTAATGCTGCACCGGTAACCTGGTATTTAAGCTGATAATCCAACAAAGCTTTAATCACGACTAAAGTAACAATGATTCTAGTTATCTGTTCTACAATTTGTGAAGTAGCTGTCGGAATCATCATTCTAAGGCCCTGAAAGAAGCCACGAAACATAGAAGCTATAGCTACAAAGAATAAGGCAGGAGCAATGGCTTTGAGTAAAAGTTCTGTTTTAGCATTATTTAAAACTTTATTAGCTACAAATGGTGCATTGAAATAGAGGATAATAGCAAAGAAACTACCGGTAATTACAGCAAATATTACAGCTATCTTAAGTATTTTTAAGATTTCATGGTAGTTGTTCTGGCTAATTCTTTCTGAAACAAACTTAGATATAGCTACTGAAAAACCAAAAGTAGCAAGAATGGAAAAAGTGATAAAGACAGGGAAGACCATCTGAAAGAGTCCGATACCTTGGTCCCCAATGATTCGAACCAGAACTAACCTTAATCCAAATCCTAGAGTGCGATTTATAAGCCCAGCAATCATCAAGACAAAAGCGCCTTGGAGCAATGTCTGTTTTTTAAAGATAACAGCTTCCTCCTTTATAAATTACGATAGTTACAGTTAATTATATTCAATTAAAAATGATTAAATTAATTGAATGACTGATATTTCTAAGTGAAGGAAGCTGTTAATAGTGATTTACATATCCGGCATTTCATCAATTGCACTTTTTCGCTGTTCTTTATCAGTATGGGTGTAGATTTGAGTAGTGGAGATATCACTGTGGCCTAATAGGTCCTGTAATACTCTCAAATCTTTAGTCTTCTGATAGAGCAGAGAAGCAAAGGTATGTCTTAGTTTATGAGGAGTTATCTTGCTTGCATTTCGAACGCCGGCTTTTTTAGCATATTTTTTGACCATCTTTTGAATAGTACGAACAGAAATTCTTCTTCTTTGATTAGATAAAAATAAAGCTTGGCGTGCATCTTGGTTTTTAGGAGTAATTTTATTTCTATCAGGTAGATAATCTTTAATTGCCGTAAGAGCTTCTTGATGTAAAGGTACATAACGTTCTTTGTTTCCTTTGCCGAAGAACTTTATAGATTGATCTTCATAATTTATATCATCAAGATTTAGATTAACTAATTCTGAGATCCTTAAACCACTATATAAGAATAATTTATTGATAGCTAAGTCTCTACTGCAGTATTTAGAATTATAGTTTTTAATAGCCTCAAGATATTTCTCCATGTTTTTTTCGTTGAGATAGATGGGTTCTGATTTTAATTCTGATTTACTGGCTTCAATGGAATCAGTAGGATTATTTTTGATTATGTTTCGTTTTTTAAGATATTCAAAGAACGAACGTAAGCTATATAATTTTCTATTTCTAGCTTCTGGGCTATTATCTTTTACTAATATAATATCACTTAGAAATTCACTTACTTCAAATCGATTAATGTTAGTTACATTTAATTCTTCTAAGTTGCAATCAAATTCTTTTTCAAGATATCTACCAAATACTGATAAATCATGCTTATAATGGTTTACAGTAGATTCAGAATATCCACGTTCCGCAATTAAGTATTTAGTAAAGCTATTAATTGCTTTGTGATATGTTAAATTTCTCATTATTTTGTCCTCCTTAGTTTATTTTCTTCTAAACCTTCGTTAAATATATGTTTAACGAAGGTTATTATATTATAAAACTTTATGATTAAGTTTTATTTCATTGATACGGTTTTTGCCTATACCACAAATACTCTTTATCAAATCAAAATTATCTGTAATTGTTAATAATGTTTTGATAAAGAGTTGTCTTAAGTTATTAGCAGTTAGTTTAAAATTTAATTTATCCTCTATTATAGAACGATACTTTGCAATTACCATCTGCAAAGATCTATGATTCATTCTATTACCTCGTGTAGAAACAAATAAGGGTTTATTTTGAGATTCAATATTATTCTGTATATGTCTTTCTAGTGTTGGTATTAATTCTTTATTTATTGGCATTAAGTGAGTTTCATTGTTTCTAGTAAATATTAATGCTCTTTTGGATAAATCTATATCTTTATAATCTAAATCTATTAATTCTGAAGTTCTTAAACCAGTATAAGAGATTAATTTTATTGCTAGTGAATTTCTTATCCAATTTGTTTTTTGTTCTGTTTTAATAGTTTGAAAAAGTTTATTGATATTCTTTGGAAGGTATTGATCTACTTTTTGAATAATTTCTTTTTTATCTTGGAAAGTTATTGCTTGGCTTTTAGATTGTAACTTTCCAAGCCATTCACTATAAATATCAAGGTAATATTCTAAGTCTACTCCTGCTTTTTCAACATGCTTTGTATTTGAAAAACTTAATTCTGGTAATTCTACAGTCAACGGACAATTAAATTTATTTTCCTTATTATTACATGGGTTATATTTATTTATATAAAATATTTCATACATTGCTAATTCATAGTTATTATTAACTTTAGCATAATCATAGTATCTTATATTTTTGCGCCAAAATGAATCAAGATTGTACTTTTTG from the Acetohalobium arabaticum DSM 5501 genome contains:
- the spoVB gene encoding stage V sporulation protein B yields the protein MLQGAFVLMIAGLINRTLGFGLRLVLVRIIGDQGIGLFQMVFPVFITFSILATFGFSVAISKFVSERISQNNYHEILKILKIAVIFAVITGSFFAIILYFNAPFVANKVLNNAKTELLLKAIAPALFFVAIASMFRGFFQGLRMMIPTATSQIVEQITRIIVTLVVIKALLDYQLKYQVTGAALGISAGEGLGLLTLLLIFFKVKTDIIKQIQPTIDIKTNWNLFKELIKFGFPITIGKVVASLIYSLEAILIPAQLQAAGYSVTEATSLYGQLSGMVLQIVHLPTVITVAVTSSLIPAVSEAISANNHKRFQDHYQQALRLTIYTGLPAAVIFFLLPEKICSLLFGYPQAGSILQLFALGAIFLYLLQILKGILQGLGDPNIVVINSIVGLIFEVVLIYFLVSQPDIGLKGAILAITVRFIVIAMLHFVAIYRKVDLTLNLKQLIIKPFLAAGLLAASLTSIYQYFWQLSQNNLLSTFLAVSIGMTGYLAILITTGGITSRDIDRILN
- the xerA gene encoding site-specific tyrosine recombinase/integron integrase yields the protein MRNLTYHKAINSFTKYLIAERGYSESTVNHYKHDLSVFGRYLEKEFDCNLEELNVTNINRFEVSEFLSDIILVKDNSPEARNRKLYSLRSFFEYLKKRNIIKNNPTDSIEASKSELKSEPIYLNEKNMEKYLEAIKNYNSKYCSRDLAINKLFLYSGLRISELVNLNLDDINYEDQSIKFFGKGNKERYVPLHQEALTAIKDYLPDRNKITPKNQDARQALFLSNQRRRISVRTIQKMVKKYAKKAGVRNASKITPHKLRHTFASLLYQKTKDLRVLQDLLGHSDISTTQIYTHTDKEQRKSAIDEMPDM
- a CDS encoding tyrosine-type recombinase/integrase, translating into MYIYRLYNKDKEIIYIGRTKLERIELRIRTHFSNYKKYNLDSFWRKNIRYYDYAKVNNNYELAMYEIFYINKYNPCNNKENKFNCPLTVELPELSFSNTKHVEKAGVDLEYYLDIYSEWLGKLQSKSQAITFQDKKEIIQKVDQYLPKNINKLFQTIKTEQKTNWIRNSLAIKLISYTGLRTSELIDLDYKDIDLSKRALIFTRNNETHLMPINKELIPTLERHIQNNIESQNKPLFVSTRGNRMNHRSLQMVIAKYRSIIEDKLNFKLTANNLRQLFIKTLLTITDNFDLIKSICGIGKNRINEIKLNHKVL